AACCTTGTTTCAACTTAGCCGTATCGGTTACCTTGCGTTACTCCTGTTGCTTAGCGGCTGGTTTATCCAACAAGGTATCAACGGGACTTACTCGCTTGGGTTCAGCCTAATATGGATTGTGCCTTTACTGTTGCCACTCAAAGGTGTGTTAACTGGCAATCCATATACCTATGCCTGGGCTAGCTTTGTTCTGTGTGTGTATTTATTGCATGGATTAACCCTTGCTTATGTCACCACTGATGCGTTGGTATTTGCACTGATTGAATCAGTATTGATTTGTGCTTTGTTGGTGAGTTTTCCATTCTATGCTCGTAAACGCGGCCGGGAGCTAGGATTAGGGTTGAAGAAAAAGTCTGAACAACAATAGGGTATGTTGAACTTTTCTGGTTGAGTTTAGTTCGAGTTTAAAACGTTTTAATCGAGGCGAATGCATGGATGTCTAATCATCTGAGCAAAATGCACTCAACAAAGAGAAAAACGTTTTGGCCGAACCCTTCGGCCAGCATTTGTTGACCATTTTTATTGCTTTATCGACTATTTATGTAAAATAACTACACCTCAAAGTCTCTGCCTCGCTGTTATATATGTTAAAAATGGTCAGCAATTTGCTGCAAAAATAAACTTTAAAGATCAACACCCCCTATATTAATGCCTGTTTAATTGATTGTATATAAAGCGCCTTATGGCGCTTTTTTGTTTATTGCATTTAATAAACAGTGCGTGTTAGGTTGGTGTGTTAACAAGATGTTATATAAGTGTATTTTATAATTCTAAAAAAATAAACATGGAGTCGTTTAATGAATGCATCGCGTAATGTAGGCTTTTACAGTCTTATAGCCAGTACCATATTAGTCAGTGCGTGTGGCAGTGACTCTTCCGATGATAATTCTGGAATACCATCCTCTTCAGCTTTTGAGATCTGCAGTGACAATTCAAGCAAAAATTTAGTATCCACCGATTCTGAACTGGTTTTTATCGTTGAACAAAATTATGCCGCCAATAGACCTGGCAGTATTACCGCGTCAATAGCCGATCAAAATAGTGCCGGCCGTACGTTTCTATGGCAACAAGTCTCAGGTCCTAGCCTTGAGTTAGCCTCAGTGAATAGCCCAGTATTAGCCTTTACACCCAGCAGTAACGATAACTACAGTTTTAAAGTGACGGTAACAGGCGGTTCGAGCAATTATGAAGAGGTAGTGTCAATAACCGCTGACTCTACAGATAATATTTTACGGATTAACAATGACCATCAAATGGTGGCAAATATAGATGCTAGTTTAAGAATTCAAAATATAAATGGCCAAGTACCCACAGATATCAGCTGGTGCATATACCCAAACATCGACAACGTTGGTTTTAATAGTGTCGATTTAACTGACCTTAATCGACCACTGTTTAACGCACCAGACGTAAACAGCGACCAACTTATTAGCCTAAAAGCCACAGCAACCTTTGACGGCCAAACAGTCAGTGATGATGTACATTTACTTGTCACAAAAGAGCAAGCTATCCCATCGAAGGCTTACTATAATTACCCTCTCGCACGAGTACATCCCTACAAAGCAGATTCAGCTTATGCCGATAACCTTGTTAACTGTACTTACTCTAACCAGCAAATTGACCCATGTAACATCCTCAACGAACTGCCATTTATTAGTCAAGACAGTCAGCCAGACCCGATTGATACCATAATGGACAGAGTCGTAGTGTCCCACGACTGGATGGGACAGAATTTTGAAACTTACCTTCGTGCACAAACAAACACTGACTTTGTTGAGCTATTACAATCAGTGACTGCAGTCATTATTAGTTACGATATCAGGCCGGCTTATTATTCGGGTTATATCGGAGCCATATATCTCGACCCTGAATATTTATGGCTGACGTCTGCCCAACGTGACACCATTAACGAAACACCAGACTATCGCAGCAGTTTTGGTGAAGACTTGAATTACTTATCTCCATATCGTTATGTTAAAAATAATGCGTATGCAAGTGAATATATAGAAAAAGGAAACCGTATAAACCGCAGTAAGGATAATATGTCTTCTAATCTAGCAAGGCTCATGTACCACGAACTGGCTCATGCAAATGACTATTACCCGCAAAGCATGCATGCCAATATTCAAGGGCCAACATTAAAAGACGAATTTAATCTTCGTGAAAAAAATAATGCAATGACGTCTGATCAACTTAACATCCGTTATCCATTACTCAGTGATGAAATGTATGGCCTTGCTAAGGTTCAACACTTAGGGGAATCTGCAAACAGTACTCAAAAAGCGTTTAGTCCCAGTGATGTCGCTGAATTTTTTGCTAATGATTTAGCCAATGATGATTATGCTTACTCGTCAAAACGTGAAGATGTTGCCATGCTGTTTGAAGAAATAATGATGAGCCATCGCTATGACACTTTACGTGATATCGCCATTACAGATAAACCAGAAGTACAAACAAGCTCAACCATTACTGTTGAATGGGGAGTGCGCGGCCGAATTGGACAGGCTGAATTGCGCGATCGCGCCAGCTACGTTCTCGGACAAATGATGCCCGATATTAACACCCAACTCGTGATGGACGGTTTACCGGAGCCTGCTGCGTTAGTGAAAGGCCAAACCTGGGCACAAAATTTAGTCTTAACTGCGGATCAGTCTAAATCGCTACAAAAAGTCTCTAACCAGTCTGATGACACTGTCATTGATAATCGACCATTGCAGTTTAGTGGCGACCAACATGCACATTAGTCACTCCCTTAGATAAACAAAAACGCCAAATGAATTCATTTGGCGTTTTTTATTGTGTTTGATTTGGCTTAGTGAGTTACCGCTTCCGAAATCAAGTTCTTAAGCTAATATTTAAAATTGATTCAAAGGCTAAGAAATCGAGATTGACTTTATAACCTCAGCATTTCTTTTATAAACGGAATCGTTAGTTTACGCTGATGTACCATAGAAGCTTTATCAAGTTTATCGAGTACATCAAACAGGGTGCGTAAATCACGCGCCATACGCGTCAGCAAAAAGCGTCCGACGTCATCGGACAACTGCAAACCACGCATTGCCGCTCGGCGCTGCAACGCAAGTAGTTTTTCATCATCAGCCATTGGTTGCAGTTGATAAATTAATCCCCACTGCATACGAGAAACTAAATCGGGTAATAAAAAACCGGTTTCAGATGGTGAAGCTTTACCGCTAACAATCAAACGGCAATCCTGTTGTTCCGCAATACGGTTATATAAATGAAAAATGGCCTCTTCCCACACAGGATGACCCGCTATCGCTTCAATATCATCAATACAAATCAAGTCAAGGGATTCTAGACCCTCAAATAAAGCCGGTGAAATACTCGCGTGGATACCGAGTGGGATATATAAAGTACGACGTTCTAAATCATTGGCATGAGCACAAGCAGCATGCATTAGATGGGTACGGCCTGACTTTTCAGGACCATAGAGATATAAAGAAGAAGCCAAATTCCCTTCAGCACTAGCTTGAAGTTTCTGGATCAATTCGTCATTACCCGAAGCAGGGTAATAACTTTGAAAAGTTTCATCGTCAGGTAAATAAACGGGTAAAGATAATTGTCTTGGTGAGTTTTGTGTCACTCAGATAGGTCTCAAAATCATAAACGGACTAACGTCATTATACCTAAGTGATTCTATTATGCGAGTTTAGGTAAAAAACCGACATAAAGACCGTCTTGGTATAGCATTTTACGCTGTACGTTAACGCTGTACAGCGCACTGGTTAATAATACTTATTGGCCTAACCATTGATAAATCAATTTAGGTTTACTATCACTGGTTTTAGCTTCATAAAATGAATCTACACTGCCAACAGTATCTAATTGCGATAAACGACTATCAATATTAAGCAGTCGTTGCAAATCATCTACACTACTGAATAGCTCTAAAGTATAAGTGGCAGAGTCACCTTTAAATTGACTCAGGTTAATCGACTTTACGGCACTGAGTTGACGAAGGTAGGTTTCAATATGTACTACTTGAGTCATATTATTTAAGCCCGTAAAACTAACTTGTGTCGCAACATCACTGCCAGTAGAGGCAATAGCAAACTGGCTAATATAATAATCAGCCAAAATGTTCATCATACGCTTAGTTGCTTGCTGATAATCAGCAGCGTCACCCTGTTGTGAAATTAAAGCCTGTAACACACCATTGGTTGTATTTTTATCAAATAATTTAAGCGTGTAATGTAGATTACCGCCTTGAGTGTCCACGTTAGCAATAGCAAAGTAATCCGCTTGGTAACGCATTGATGCTTTAGCTAACACATCAGTAAACATCCCTCGCACATCATTGATACTCACTTGCATAACATCATCTAAATCCATAATAGGCAGTAATAATGGAATGCCTTTGTTATTAGACTCTTGAGTTAATTCAGCACGAATATCTGCTGCAGAACCATCAGCTAGAATAGTGGGTTCATTATTTTCATCAACAGACATCCATAATAACGTTAATGGGCGTTGGCTGCCCCACACAGGTAAGCCAGCTTGACGTAGCGTTGAAATCACCCGTTGGTGATCAAAACTGGCTTTTAGCATTAGCTCACCA
This region of Shewanella livingstonensis genomic DNA includes:
- a CDS encoding DUF2066 domain-containing protein; amino-acid sequence: MLKKLINLIALPLVALITIATVHAAEVGKLDEADIAVSSRANDVKNNALKEALAAVFLKNSGLPSVVLNPLVKAQINTPEIILTQYGYYEQNGELMLKASFDHQRVISTLRQAGLPVWGSQRPLTLLWMSVDENNEPTILADGSAADIRAELTQESNNKGIPLLLPIMDLDDVMQVSINDVRGMFTDVLAKASMRYQADYFAIANVDTQGGNLHYTLKLFDKNTTNGVLQALISQQGDAADYQQATKRMMNILADYYISQFAIASTGSDVATQVSFTGLNNMTQVVHIETYLRQLSAVKSINLSQFKGDSATYTLELFSSVDDLQRLLNIDSRLSQLDTVGSVDSFYEAKTSDSKPKLIYQWLGQ
- a CDS encoding DUF2069 domain-containing protein, which gives rise to MTSQTLFQLSRIGYLALLLLLSGWFIQQGINGTYSLGFSLIWIVPLLLPLKGVLTGNPYTYAWASFVLCVYLLHGLTLAYVTTDALVFALIESVLICALLVSFPFYARKRGRELGLGLKKKSEQQ
- the hda gene encoding DnaA inactivator Hda yields the protein MTQNSPRQLSLPVYLPDDETFQSYYPASGNDELIQKLQASAEGNLASSLYLYGPEKSGRTHLMHAACAHANDLERRTLYIPLGIHASISPALFEGLESLDLICIDDIEAIAGHPVWEEAIFHLYNRIAEQQDCRLIVSGKASPSETGFLLPDLVSRMQWGLIYQLQPMADDEKLLALQRRAAMRGLQLSDDVGRFLLTRMARDLRTLFDVLDKLDKASMVHQRKLTIPFIKEMLRL